A portion of the Candoia aspera isolate rCanAsp1 chromosome 18, rCanAsp1.hap2, whole genome shotgun sequence genome contains these proteins:
- the ZBTB17 gene encoding zinc finger and BTB domain-containing protein 17 isoform X2, whose translation MAAMDFPQHSQQVLEQLNQQRQLGLLCDCTFVVDGIDFKAHKAVLAACSEYFRMLFVDQKDVVHLDISNAAGLEQVLEFMYTAKLTLSSENVEDVLAVGSFLQMQEIVQACNTLRALSAPAGASPEIPAAAGQEKTTNSGHKVESEAPGEREEPLPTSSGSLQRAQVTDPAEELKEEVDSVAGKRLAAGKAGGDVSDRQPEQLQSGVPSPGGENSRSPRALPSRAREPEPSTLNVPAETEVELEGHEEEEEEDPTSEAEGNGEAAEPKPARLANGGVPEEAESGGTDSGQENAGEARLLRSGTYSDRTESKTYGSVTHKCEDCGKEFTHTGNFKRHIRIHTGEKPFSCRECSKAFSDPAACKAHEKTHSPLKPYSCEECGKSYRLISLLNLHKKRHTGEARYRCEDCGKLFTTSGNLKRHQLVHSGEKPYQCDYCGRSFSDPTSKMRHLETHDTDKEHQCPHCEKMFNQVGNLKAHLKIHIADGPLKCRECGKQFTTSGNLKRHLRIHSGEKPYICVHCQRQFADPGALQRHVRIHTGEKPCQCMICGKAFTQASSLIAHVRQHTGEKPYVCERCGKRFVQSSQLANHIRHHDNIRPHKCSVCSKAFVNVGDLSKHIIIHTGEKPFLCDKCGRGFNRVDNLRSHVKTVHQGKAGMKLLEPSEGDELNIVTVASDEMVTLATEALAATAVTQLTVVPVAAPVIADETEALKAEITKAVKQVQEADPNTQILYACDSCGEKFLDANSLAQHVRIHTAQALVMFQADTDFYQQYGATTAWHGEQVIPSGELLFRARDGSEVSPALPEAPPQAGE comes from the exons GGCTGGAGCAGGTGCTGGAGTTCATGTACACGGCCAAGCTGACTCTGAGCTCGGAGAACGTGGAGGACGTCTTGGCTGTGGGCAGCTTCCTTCAGATGCAGGAGATCGTCCAGGCCTGCAACACGCTGAGGGCCCTCTCGGCACCAGCAGGAGCCAGCCCGGAGATCCCAGCCGCAGCTG GGCAGGAGAAAACGACCAACAGTGGGCACAAGGTGGAGTCGGAAGCTCCTGGAGAGCGTGAGGAGCCCCTGCCAACCTCCTCTGGCAGCCTCCAGCGGGCCCAAGTGACCGATCCTGCAGAGGAGCTGAAGGAAGAGGTGGACAGCGTGGCCGGCAAGAGGCTGG CTGCAGGCAAAGCGGGGGGAGACGTGAGCGACAGACAGCCGGAGCAGCTGCAGTCAGGCGTTCCCAGCCCCGGAGGAGAAAACAGCCGCAGCCCCAGAGCTCTCCCCTCCAGGGCCAGGGAGCCTG AGCCTTCAACGCTGAATGTCCCTGCCGAGACGGAGGTGGAGCTGGAAGgccatgaggaggaggaggaggaagacccaACCTCCGAGGCGGAGGGGAACGGCGAGGCAGCCGAGCCCAAACCTGCCAGGCTGGCCAATGGCGGTGTTCCCGAGGAGGCCGAGTCTGGGGGCACCGACTCTGGGCAGGAGAACGCGGGGGAAGCCAGGCTACTGCGCTCCGGAACATACAGTGACAGGACGGAGTCGAAAACGTACGGCTCAGTGACCCACAAGTGTGAG GACTGTGGAAAGGAATTCACCCACACGGGCAACTTCAAACGCCACATCCGCATCCACACCGGAGAGAAGCCCTTCTCCTGCCGAGAATGCAGCAAAGCCTTTTCTGACCCCGCGGCCTGCAAAGCACACGAGAAGACGCACAG CCCCCTCAAGCCATACAGCTGCGAGGAGTGTGGCAAGAGCTACCGCCTGATCAGCCTGCTGAACCTGCACAAGAAGCGCCACACGGGAGAGGCCAGGTATCGCTGTGAGGACTGTGGGAAGCTCTTCACCACCTCAGGCAACCTGAAGCGCCACCAGCTGGTGCACAGTGGGGAGAAGCCCTACCAGTGCGACTACTGTGGCCGCTCCTTCTCCGATCCGACCTCCAAAATGCGGCACCTCGAAACGCACGACACTGACAAAGAGCACCAGTGCCCTCACTGCGAGAAGATGTTCAACCAG GTGGGAAACCTCAAGGCCCACTTGAAGATCCACATTGCTGACGGGCCCCTGAAGTGCCGCGAGTGCGGGAAGCAGTTCACTACCTCAG GTAACTTGAAGCGGCATCTCCGCATCCACAGTGGAGAGAAACCGTACATCTGTGTGCACTGCCAGCGCCAGTTTGCTGACCCGGGAGCTCTCCAGCGCCACGTCCGCATTCACACAG GTGAGAAGCCCTGCCAGTGCATGATCTGCGGAAAGGCCTTCACCCAGGCCAGCTCTCTCATAGCCCACGTGCGCCAGCACACCGGGGAAAAGCCCTACGTCTGTGAACGCTGTGGCAAAAG ATTTGTCCAGTCTAGCCAGCTGGCCAATCACATCCGCCACCACGACAACATTCGCCCTCATAAGTGCAGCGTCTGCAGCAAAGCTTTTGTCAACGTGGGTGATCTCTCCAAGCACATCATCATCCACACAG GTGAAAAGCCATTCCTGTGTGACAAGTGTGGCCGGGGCTTCAACCGGGTGGATAATCTCCGTTCCCACGTCAAGACGGTCCACCAAGGCAAAGCAGGGATGAAGCTCCTGGAGCCCAGTGAAGGCGATGAGCTCAACATTGTCACTGTGGCCTCAGATGAGATGGTGACCCTGGCCACAGAAGCCCTGGCCGCCACGGCAGTCACTCAGCTCACCG TCGTTCCTGTAGCAGCTCCAGTCATTGCAGATGAGACGGAAGCGCTGAAGGCAGAGATCACCAAGGCCGTGAAGCAAGTCCAAGAGGCAG ACCCCAACACCCAAATCCTCTACGCCTGCGATTCCTGCGGAGAGAAGTTCCTGGACGCCAACAGCTTGGCCCAGCACGTGCGCATCCACACGGCCCAAGCCCTGGTCATGTTCCAGGCGGACACAGACTTTTACCAACAATACGGCGCTACCACCGCCTGGCACGGCGAGCAGGTCATCCCCTCTGGGGAGCTACTCTTCCGGGCACGGGACGGGAGCGAGGTATCACCAGCCTTGCCAGAGGCACCGCCACAGGCTGGAGAGTAA